A genomic window from Sparus aurata chromosome 4, fSpaAur1.1, whole genome shotgun sequence includes:
- the caprin1a gene encoding caprin-1a isoform X1, giving the protein MPSAMVGNSAVQSATPELGNGNHCETMKQVLAVVDKKVRNMEKKKSKLDDYQAKKDKGERLNQDQLEALAKYQEISNNLEFARELQKSFMALGQDVQKAVKKSARREQLQREEGEQRRLKTVLELQFLLDQMGEDSIRQELKRPDATGSPLLTDADLTSLDEFYKLVGPDRNYDVRLTDQYEEASVHLWELLEGRDKAVAGTTYKSLKETLDKVLLSGYFDRAQTHQNGTCEEEEEKEDQTVVAETKAVKQPSEPEVTASEKYTEPVKVETTEFVNRQFIPETTYSSTDKDQVEDWTVEAQMVNSLEHQPPAQLATEPTVTVDHGPPNPPSDPVVRKQVVQDLMAQMQGTYNFMQDSMLEFDGHALDPAIVSAQPMKPRQTVDLQQMGCPPTALSEARLLPTSAVSGPQESSQGSMSLSSEQSPAPCSLSSAFPPVSKPPHSGGINVNAAPFQSVQAVFNMNAPVPPVTDGQADPLKQPSQFPGGYGPGFSSQSESTVDQPEIPQETLQSVVSGFQPQDPVMPSAGGHEEPSPAAGFGQPGQSFYNSRAVPRGGPRTGRGMMNGYRGSSNGFRGGYEGYRPPFSNAPSSGYGQTQFNTSRDYSNNTYQREGYQQNYKRGAAQGPRGLSRGNAQAMRS; this is encoded by the exons TCCAAACTGGATGACTATCAGGCAAAGAAGGATAAGGGAGAAAGACTGAATCAAGATCAACTG GAAGCCTTGGCAAAGTACCAAGAGATCTCCAACAATCTTGAGTTTGCAAGAGAATTGCAGAAGAGCTTCATGGCATTGGGCCAAGAC GTTCAAAAGGCGGTGAAGAAGTCTGCAAGAAGGGAACAGCTGCAGCGAGAAGAGGGGGAACAACGGCGGTTGAAGACGGTTTTGGAGCTTCAGTTTTTATTGGACCAGATGGGAGAGGACAGCATCAGGCAGGAGCTTAAACGGCCCGATGCTACTGGTTCGCCTTTGCTCACTGACGCTGACCTCACATCCCTGGATGAGTTTTACAAACTGGTGGGACCTGATAGGAACTATGATGTCAG GTTGACTGATCAATATGAGGAGGCCTCAGTACACTTGTGGGAACTGCTTGAGGGCAGAGACAAGGCCGTTGCAGGGACCACAT ACAAGTCACTGAAGGAGACTCTGGATAAAGTGCTGCTGAGTGGTTACTTTGACAGAGCACAAACTCATCAGAATGGGACGtgcgaggaggaagaggaaaaagaggatcAGACAGTGGTGGCTGAGACTAAGGCTGTGAAGCAGCCATCGGAACCTG AAGTAACGGCTTCTGAAAAATACACTGAACCAGTTAAAGTGGAAACCACAGAG TTTGTAAACAGACAGTTCATTCCAGAAACAACGTACAGCAGTACAGACAAAGACCAAGTGGAGGATTGGACAGTGGAGGCTCAG ATGGTGAATTCCCTCGAGCACCAGCCCCCTGCCCAGCTGGCTACAGAACCAACTGTTACTGTGGACCACGGCCCTCCAAATCCGCCCAGTGACCCAGTGGTCAGAAAGCAGGTAGTGCAAGACTTAATGGCCCAGATGCAAGGGACGTACAACTTCATGCAG GACTCCATGTTGGAGTTTGACGGCCATGCTCTGGACCCAGCCATTGTGTCAGCCCAGCCGATGAAGCCCAGGCAGACTGTTGACCTACAGCAGATGGGATGTCCTCCAA CAGCCCTCTCAGAGGCCAGACTTCTCCCAACAAGTGCAGTGTCTGGACCACAGGAATCCTCACAA GGCTCGATGTCTCTGTCGTCTGAGCAGTCCCCCGCCCCATGCTCCCTGTCCTCTGCCTTCCCACCTGTCTCCAAACCCCCCCACTCTGGAGGCATCAATGTCAACGCAGCACCCTTCCAGTCAGTTCAAGCG gTATTTAATATGAATGCACCTGTACCTCCAGTCACTGATGGTCAAGCAGATCCTTTGAAGCAGCCCAGCCAGTTCCCTGGTGGCTATGGACCGGGCTTTAGCAGCCAGTCAGAAAGTACTGTAGACCAACCTGAGATCCCACAGGAGACATTACAGTCAG TTGTCAGCGGCTTCCAGCCTCAAGACCCCGTCATGCCCTCAGCAGGCGGCCATGAAGAGCCTTCTCCAGCTGCAGGGTTTGGACAGCCGGGACAGTCCTTCTACAACAGCAGGGCTGTGCCCAGGGGTGGACCCAGGACCGGCCGTGGCATGATGAATGGATACCGGGGCTCCTCCAATGGATTTAGAG GGGGATATGAAGGCTATCGCCCCCCCTTCTCAAATGCTCCAAGCAGTGGTTACGGTCAAACCCAATTTAACACATCCcgggattattccaataacacCTACCAGCGG GAGGGATATCAGCAGAACTACAAGCGGGGAGCTGCCCAAGGACCTCGAGGTTTGTCTCGAGGAAATGCTCAAGCAATGCGATCCTAA
- the caprin1a gene encoding caprin-1a isoform X2 encodes MPSAMVGNSAVQSATPELGNGNHCETMKQVLAVVDKKVRNMEKKKSKLDDYQAKKDKGERLNQDQLEALAKYQEISNNLEFARELQKSFMALGQDVQKAVKKSARREQLQREEGEQRRLKTVLELQFLLDQMGEDSIRQELKRPDATGSPLLTDADLTSLDEFYKLVGPDRNYDVRLTDQYEEASVHLWELLEGRDKAVAGTTYKSLKETLDKVLLSGYFDRAQTHQNGTCEEEEEKEDQTVVAETKAVKQPSEPEVTASEKYTEPVKVETTEFVNRQFIPETTYSSTDKDQVEDWTVEAQMVNSLEHQPPAQLATEPTVTVDHGPPNPPSDPVVRKQVVQDLMAQMQGTYNFMQDSMLEFDGHALDPAIVSAQPMKPRQTVDLQQMGCPPTLSEARLLPTSAVSGPQESSQGSMSLSSEQSPAPCSLSSAFPPVSKPPHSGGINVNAAPFQSVQAVFNMNAPVPPVTDGQADPLKQPSQFPGGYGPGFSSQSESTVDQPEIPQETLQSVVSGFQPQDPVMPSAGGHEEPSPAAGFGQPGQSFYNSRAVPRGGPRTGRGMMNGYRGSSNGFRGGYEGYRPPFSNAPSSGYGQTQFNTSRDYSNNTYQREGYQQNYKRGAAQGPRGLSRGNAQAMRS; translated from the exons TCCAAACTGGATGACTATCAGGCAAAGAAGGATAAGGGAGAAAGACTGAATCAAGATCAACTG GAAGCCTTGGCAAAGTACCAAGAGATCTCCAACAATCTTGAGTTTGCAAGAGAATTGCAGAAGAGCTTCATGGCATTGGGCCAAGAC GTTCAAAAGGCGGTGAAGAAGTCTGCAAGAAGGGAACAGCTGCAGCGAGAAGAGGGGGAACAACGGCGGTTGAAGACGGTTTTGGAGCTTCAGTTTTTATTGGACCAGATGGGAGAGGACAGCATCAGGCAGGAGCTTAAACGGCCCGATGCTACTGGTTCGCCTTTGCTCACTGACGCTGACCTCACATCCCTGGATGAGTTTTACAAACTGGTGGGACCTGATAGGAACTATGATGTCAG GTTGACTGATCAATATGAGGAGGCCTCAGTACACTTGTGGGAACTGCTTGAGGGCAGAGACAAGGCCGTTGCAGGGACCACAT ACAAGTCACTGAAGGAGACTCTGGATAAAGTGCTGCTGAGTGGTTACTTTGACAGAGCACAAACTCATCAGAATGGGACGtgcgaggaggaagaggaaaaagaggatcAGACAGTGGTGGCTGAGACTAAGGCTGTGAAGCAGCCATCGGAACCTG AAGTAACGGCTTCTGAAAAATACACTGAACCAGTTAAAGTGGAAACCACAGAG TTTGTAAACAGACAGTTCATTCCAGAAACAACGTACAGCAGTACAGACAAAGACCAAGTGGAGGATTGGACAGTGGAGGCTCAG ATGGTGAATTCCCTCGAGCACCAGCCCCCTGCCCAGCTGGCTACAGAACCAACTGTTACTGTGGACCACGGCCCTCCAAATCCGCCCAGTGACCCAGTGGTCAGAAAGCAGGTAGTGCAAGACTTAATGGCCCAGATGCAAGGGACGTACAACTTCATGCAG GACTCCATGTTGGAGTTTGACGGCCATGCTCTGGACCCAGCCATTGTGTCAGCCCAGCCGATGAAGCCCAGGCAGACTGTTGACCTACAGCAGATGGGATGTCCTCCAA CCCTCTCAGAGGCCAGACTTCTCCCAACAAGTGCAGTGTCTGGACCACAGGAATCCTCACAA GGCTCGATGTCTCTGTCGTCTGAGCAGTCCCCCGCCCCATGCTCCCTGTCCTCTGCCTTCCCACCTGTCTCCAAACCCCCCCACTCTGGAGGCATCAATGTCAACGCAGCACCCTTCCAGTCAGTTCAAGCG gTATTTAATATGAATGCACCTGTACCTCCAGTCACTGATGGTCAAGCAGATCCTTTGAAGCAGCCCAGCCAGTTCCCTGGTGGCTATGGACCGGGCTTTAGCAGCCAGTCAGAAAGTACTGTAGACCAACCTGAGATCCCACAGGAGACATTACAGTCAG TTGTCAGCGGCTTCCAGCCTCAAGACCCCGTCATGCCCTCAGCAGGCGGCCATGAAGAGCCTTCTCCAGCTGCAGGGTTTGGACAGCCGGGACAGTCCTTCTACAACAGCAGGGCTGTGCCCAGGGGTGGACCCAGGACCGGCCGTGGCATGATGAATGGATACCGGGGCTCCTCCAATGGATTTAGAG GGGGATATGAAGGCTATCGCCCCCCCTTCTCAAATGCTCCAAGCAGTGGTTACGGTCAAACCCAATTTAACACATCCcgggattattccaataacacCTACCAGCGG GAGGGATATCAGCAGAACTACAAGCGGGGAGCTGCCCAAGGACCTCGAGGTTTGTCTCGAGGAAATGCTCAAGCAATGCGATCCTAA